From the Montipora capricornis isolate CH-2021 chromosome 2, ASM3666992v2, whole genome shotgun sequence genome, one window contains:
- the LOC138027435 gene encoding NLR family CARD domain-containing protein 3-like, whose translation MTAIFKGSKDCAEPRTVGDPGMGKTTYCQKLAYDWAMKRKEWDESFPEIDVLLLLRCRDMKTDIWEAIDDQILPVDIDEDAKERFFDFIRESPSKVLFVLDGLDEVNSSKFAWYKDFLESRVLPNCRIVITSRHEAGRTVRRYCDTLWEIIGFTFEDAQIYILKYFKGMEHLAEELLKQLLSYRSELIQLTRNPLNTALLCIIWEDFKGVLPPEMTQLYIEIVRCVLLRYEKRIGSSRGSDVDLLEVYKDDLVQLGCMALQSLRKGGLYFDENQLKGSSSNLIKFGFLSIQTGGSKRKRSLRFGFLHKSFQEFFAGFYLAYEILDGDRDCKSVVTDKRNMNELKQVFLFMSGILSATSEEMTVSLVKSMAELASLSNIRTENCEYAILELAFDCILECKCHRENVQSKLLQTLGHNFLVKYLDLRFISFIHMNPFCQILKVNTCLTTLNLSRNLVGDAGAESLSEALKVNTCLTTLYLRNNEVGDAGAESLSEALKVNTCLTTLNVSWNKVGVTGAKSLSEALKVNTCLTTLDLSFNQVGDAGAESLSEALQVNRCLTTLDLSNNKVGAAGAESLSEALKVNTCLTNLNLSWNHVGAAGAESLSEALKVNTWLTTLDLSLNKVGDAGSESLSEALKVNTWLTSLDLSSNKVGAAGAESLSEALKVNRCLTTLDLSRNQVGDAGSESLSEALKVNRCLTNLNLSWNEVGAAGAESLSEALKVNTCLTTLDFSLNKVGAAGSESLSEALKVNRCLTTLNLRCNEVGAAGAESLSEALKVNTWLTTLDLSWNEVGAAGAESLSEALKVNKCLTSLNVSENEVGAAGSESLSEALKVNTWLTTLDLSWNEVGAAGAESLSEALKVNKCLTSLDLSSNKVGAAGAESLSEALKVNRCLTTLDLSRNQVGDAGSESLSEALKYKTCLIALNQNFLIF comes from the coding sequence ATGACAGCTATCTTTAAAGGAAGTAAAGATTGTGCAGAGCCACGGACTGTTGGAGACCCAGGCATGGGAAAGACGACCTATTGTCAAAAACTGGCATATGATTGGGCAATGAAACGAAAAGAATGGGACGAGTCTTTCCCTGAGATTGACGTACTGTTGCTGTTGCGGTGTCGTGATATGAAAACGGATATTTGGGAGGCCATTGATGACCAAATTCTTCCTGTTGATATTGACGAAGATGCGAAGGAAAGGTTCTTCGATTTCATTCGAGAAAGTCCGTCCAAAGTTCTGTTCGTGCTTGATGGACTTGATGAAGTGAATTCTAGTAAATTTGCCTGGTACAAGGATTTTCTGGAAAGTAGAGTCCTACCCAATTGCCGCATTGTTATCACATCACGCCACGAAGCTGGAAGGACAGTGAGGCGGTACTGTGACACCCTGTGGGAGATTATTGGATTTACTTTTGAAGATGCGCAGATATACATCCTTAAGTACTTTAAAGGCATGGAACACTTGGCAGAAGAGCTACTTAAACAGCTTTTGAGTTACAGATCAGAGTTAATACAGTTGACACGGAATCCTCTAAACACAGCTTTACTTTGCATCATTTGGGAAGATTTTAAGGGTGTACTTCCACCGGAAATGACACAGCTGTACATAGAAATAGTTCGATGTGTTTTGTTAAGATATGAAAAGAGAATTGGATCATCGCGTGGCAGTGATGTGGACCTTCTGGAAGTTTACAAGGATGACCTGGTGCAGTTGGGATGCATGGCGTTGCAGTCTTTACGTAAAGGAGGGTTATATTTCGACGAGAATCAATTGAAAGGCAGTTCCAGTAATTTGATCAAGTTTGGGTTTCTGTCGATCCAGACCGGTGGCAGCAAGAGGAAACGTTCCTTGCGCTTTGGCTTTCTGCACAAGAGCTTTCAAGAGTTCTTTGCTGGCTTTTATCTTGCTTATGAGATCCTTGATGGAGACAGAGATTGTAAATCAGTAGTGACTGATAAAAGGAACATGAATGAACTGAAACAAGTGTTTTTATTCATGAGTGGTATTTTGTCCGCAACATCTGAAGAGATGACAGTTTCTTTGGTGAAAAGCATGGCAGAGCTTGCAAGTTTGTCCAACATACGAACGGAGAATTGTGAATACGCAATTTTAGAATTAGCTTTCGATTGTATATTGGAATGCAAATGTCATAGAGAGAACGTTCAGTCTAAGTTACTTCAGACCTTGGGGCACAACTTTCTTGTTAAATATCTAGACTTACGTTTTATATCATTCATTCATATGAACCCTTTTTGTCAaattctcaaagtcaacacatgcttgactactttgaatttgagcCGCAACCTAGTTGGTGACGCTGGCGcagaatccctttctgaggctctcaaagtcaacacatgcttgactactttgtatttgaggAACAACGAAGTTGGTGACGCTGGCGcagaatccctttctgaggctctcaaagtcaacacatgcttgactacctTGAATGTGAGCTGGAACAAAGTTGGTGTCACTGGCGCtaaatccctttctgaggctctcaaagtcaacacatgcttgactactttggatttgagctTCAACCAAGTTGGTgacgctggcgctgaatccctatCTGAGGCTCTCCAAGTCAACAGATGCTTGACAACTTTGGATTTGAGCAACAACAAAGTTGGTGCCGCTGgagctgaatccctttctgaggctctcaaagtcaacacatgcttgactaatTTGAATTTGAGTTGGAACCACGTTGGTGCCGCTGGCGCGGagtccctttctgaggctctcaaagtcaacacatggttgactactttggatttgagttTGAACAAAGTTGGTGACGCTGGctctgaatccctttctgaggctctcaaagtcaacacatggtTGACTTCTTTGGATTTGAGTTCGAACAAAGttggtgccgctggcgctgaatccctttctgaggctctcaaagtcaacagatgcttgactactttggatttgagccGCAACCAAGTTGGTGACGCTGGctctgaatccctttctgaggctctcaaagtcaacagaTGCTTGACTAATTTGAATTTGAGTTGGAACGAAGTTGGTGCCGCTGgagctgaatccctttctgaggctctcaaagtcaacacatgcttgactactttggatttcaGTTTGAACAAAGTTGGTGCCGCTGGctctgaatccctttctgaggctctcaaagtcaacagatgcttgactactttgaatttgcGCTGCAACGAAGTTGGTGCCGCTGGCGCGGagtccctttctgaggctctcaaagtcaacacatggttgactactttggatttgagttGGAACGAAGTTGGTGCCGCTGGAGCTGAATCCCtctctgaggctctcaaagtcaacaaatgCTTGACTTCTTTGAATGTGAGCGAGAACGAAGTTGGTGCCGCTGGctctgaatccctttctgaggctctcaaagtcaacacatggttgactactttggatttgagttGGAACGAAGTTGGTGCCGCTGgagctgaatccctttctgaggctctcaaagtcaacaaatgCTTGACTTCTTTGGATTTGAGTTCGAACAAAGttggtgccgctggcgctgaatccctttctgaggctctcaaagtcaacagatgcttgactactttggatttgagccGCAACCAAGTTGGTGACGCTGGctctgaatccctttctgaggctctcaaataCAAGACATGCTTGATTGCTTTGAATCAAAATTTTCTGATCTTCTAA
- the LOC138037481 gene encoding uncharacterized protein — MAAIASFTPETRRLYLSKRKKVGVLATEKWGPEFPKFNSPQMKAELNEFSAKIAPLCSIPEVGFNEEGIAKHIQDFCNEQRRYLKLKRFKSASSEDNEVDLNDQPKKKKIHGKSASCESEGQPTKIKTKPKVDENKDNDRDDFDDTQSTLSLDTTESDKESSGDDNVCSSQMPKEVSSGLRLPALCTYNLKACQVIFKAVFGKAQVNREDVVKVLKKKFIVKQDRLTSLTMTQLMEVLAKKLVNQKYCSIKDGPETNITNLRMDDITVHKEIAL, encoded by the exons ATGGCAGCCATTGCCAGCTTTACACCAGAAACGAGACGACTGTATTTATCAAA AAGAAAGAAGGTTGGGGTTCTGGCAACTGAAAAGTGGGGGCCAGAATTTCCCAAGTTCAACTCTCCACAAATGAAGGCAGAACTAAATGAGTTCTCAGCAAAAATAGCACCACTTTGCAGTATCCCAGAGGTTGGATTCAATGAGGAGGGAATAGCAAAGCACATCCAAGATTTCTGTAATGAGCAGAGACGTTATCTCAAGTTGAAACGCTTTAAG TCTGCTAGTTCTGAAGACAATGAAGTAGATCTAAATGACCAgcctaaaaagaaaaagattcatGGAAAG TCTGCCAGCTGTGAATCAGAGGGCCAGCCCACAAAGATAAAGACCAAGCCAAAG GTGGATGAAAATAAAGATAATGACAGAGATGATTTTGATGATACACAATCAACACTTTCACTAGACACTACTGAAAGTGATAAGGAATCCTCAGGTGATGATAACGTGTGTAGCTCCCAGATGCCAAAAGAGGTTTCTTCAGGGCTGAGACTTCCTGCTCTATGTACATATAATCTAAAGGCTTGTCAGGTGATCTTCAAAGCAGTTTTTGGCAAAGCACAAGTTAACAGGGAGGATGTTGTGAAAGTCCTCAAAAAGAAGTTTATTGTAAAGCAAGACAGACTTACATCATTAACAATGACCCAGCTGATGGAGGTATTAGCTAAGAAACTTGTAAACCAGAAATACTGTTCCATCAAGGATGGGCCAGAGACAAACATTACAAACCTGAGAATGGATGACATCACAGTGCACAAAGAAATTGCTCTCTAG